One window from the genome of Prionailurus viverrinus isolate Anna unplaced genomic scaffold, UM_Priviv_1.0 scaffold_49, whole genome shotgun sequence encodes:
- the LOC125159333 gene encoding uncharacterized protein LOC125159333 isoform X1, whose amino-acid sequence MAAILLKAGPKVPVSFEDVPVYFIKTGWKLLDLSQRILSTRECCWRTTAIWCHWPPDLPAGQGITPLSCWPQSPPTWGSACPPGPHASKVHASRVHGGAHVAAQPRRPAGGGGRGAGGQLRGAGGLVRPEDPAACSGWGRVRGTGGGCWPPGRVSGGWGAGDPRSPPPAAPPWLTPHHRHPSWAPMVPFTDGETRRPGKRRTLHPGEGRGPRRAPEGGAKGRREGVGAPGVLEGAGDPARSKSFQASVCSRTATLVVVAGYPAWRWSDLAGAWRMNFRKVWEMHLANCHYQGVNFSNSRRIWNSVSECYCYYNFVVHFHPPTVRVGLPRQGPWSQLPAPVSRVPAPCALRLYNGSCMMPNAFQAAHWTSEEKFQ is encoded by the exons ttcatcaagacaggatggaAGCTTCTGGACCTCAGTCAAAGGATCCTCTCTACAAGAGAGTGTTGCTGGAGAACTACCGCCATTTGGTGTCACTGG CCTCCTGACCTCCCTGCAGGCCAAGGAATAACACCGTTATCCTGCTGGCCCCAATCACCACCTACTTGGGGCTCCGCGTGCCCACCTGGCCCCCATGCATCCAAAGTCCATGCATCCAGAGTCCATGGCGGTGCCCATGTTGCTGCTCAACCTCGTAGACCAGCTGGGGGAGGCGGACGAGGAGCTGGCGGGCAACTACGCGGAGCTGGGGGACTGGTGCGCCCAGAGGATCCTGCAGCATGTTCAGGTTGGGGACGTGTCCGGGGGACGGGAGGCGGATGCTGGCCACCAGGACGGGTCTCGGGGGGCTGGGGAGCGGGGgacccccgctccccaccccctgcagcaCCTCCTTGGCTCACGCCCCACCACCGCCACCCCAGCTGGGCGCCGATGGTCCCCTTTACGGATGGGGAGACACGGAGGCCGGGGAAGCGCAGGACCCTACACCCTGGGGAAGGACGAGGGCCCAGGAGAGCTCCGGAgggaggggccaagggcaggagggagggtgtCGGAGCCCCTGGCGTGTTAGAGGGAGCAGGAGACCCGGCCAGATCCAAGTCTTTCCAGGCCTCTGTGTGTTCCAGGACAGCCACTTTGGTGGTGGTAGCAGGATATCCTGCTTGGAGATGGTCGGACTTGGCAGGTGCCTGGAGGATGAACTTCAGAAAGGTGTGGGAGATGCATTTGGCCAACTGTCACTATCAGGGAGTGAACTTCTCAAATTCAAGAAGAATTTGGAACTCTGTCTCCGAATGCTACTGTTATTATAATTTTGTCGTCCACTTTCACCCTCCGACTGTCAGGGTCGGCCTTCCTCGACAGGGGCCATGGTCTCAGCTGCCGGCACCTGTTTCTCGGGTTCCCGCGCCATGTGCTCTCAGGCTTTACAACGGCAGCTGCATGATGCCTAACGCTTTTCAAGCAGCCCACTGGACTTCGGAAGAAAAGTTTCAGTAG
- the LOC125159333 gene encoding uncharacterized protein LOC125159333 isoform X2, which produces MEASGPQSKDPLYKRVLLENYRHLVSLGQGITPLSCWPQSPPTWGSACPPGPHASKVHASRVHGGAHVAAQPRRPAGGGGRGAGGQLRGAGGLVRPEDPAACSGWGRVRGTGGGCWPPGRVSGGWGAGDPRSPPPAAPPWLTPHHRHPSWAPMVPFTDGETRRPGKRRTLHPGEGRGPRRAPEGGAKGRREGVGAPGVLEGAGDPARSKSFQASVCSRTATLVVVAGYPAWRWSDLAGAWRMNFRKVWEMHLANCHYQGVNFSNSRRIWNSVSECYCYYNFVVHFHPPTVRVGLPRQGPWSQLPAPVSRVPAPCALRLYNGSCMMPNAFQAAHWTSEEKFQ; this is translated from the exons atggaAGCTTCTGGACCTCAGTCAAAGGATCCTCTCTACAAGAGAGTGTTGCTGGAGAACTACCGCCATTTGGTGTCACTGG GCCAAGGAATAACACCGTTATCCTGCTGGCCCCAATCACCACCTACTTGGGGCTCCGCGTGCCCACCTGGCCCCCATGCATCCAAAGTCCATGCATCCAGAGTCCATGGCGGTGCCCATGTTGCTGCTCAACCTCGTAGACCAGCTGGGGGAGGCGGACGAGGAGCTGGCGGGCAACTACGCGGAGCTGGGGGACTGGTGCGCCCAGAGGATCCTGCAGCATGTTCAGGTTGGGGACGTGTCCGGGGGACGGGAGGCGGATGCTGGCCACCAGGACGGGTCTCGGGGGGCTGGGGAGCGGGGgacccccgctccccaccccctgcagcaCCTCCTTGGCTCACGCCCCACCACCGCCACCCCAGCTGGGCGCCGATGGTCCCCTTTACGGATGGGGAGACACGGAGGCCGGGGAAGCGCAGGACCCTACACCCTGGGGAAGGACGAGGGCCCAGGAGAGCTCCGGAgggaggggccaagggcaggagggagggtgtCGGAGCCCCTGGCGTGTTAGAGGGAGCAGGAGACCCGGCCAGATCCAAGTCTTTCCAGGCCTCTGTGTGTTCCAGGACAGCCACTTTGGTGGTGGTAGCAGGATATCCTGCTTGGAGATGGTCGGACTTGGCAGGTGCCTGGAGGATGAACTTCAGAAAGGTGTGGGAGATGCATTTGGCCAACTGTCACTATCAGGGAGTGAACTTCTCAAATTCAAGAAGAATTTGGAACTCTGTCTCCGAATGCTACTGTTATTATAATTTTGTCGTCCACTTTCACCCTCCGACTGTCAGGGTCGGCCTTCCTCGACAGGGGCCATGGTCTCAGCTGCCGGCACCTGTTTCTCGGGTTCCCGCGCCATGTGCTCTCAGGCTTTACAACGGCAGCTGCATGATGCCTAACGCTTTTCAAGCAGCCCACTGGACTTCGGAAGAAAAGTTTCAGTAG
- the LOC125159333 gene encoding uncharacterized protein LOC125159333 isoform X3, with amino-acid sequence MQGSQRSSGIVSRCHMSQQPPDLPAGQGITPLSCWPQSPPTWGSACPPGPHASKVHASRVHGGAHVAAQPRRPAGGGGRGAGGQLRGAGGLVRPEDPAACSGWGRVRGTGGGCWPPGRVSGGWGAGDPRSPPPAAPPWLTPHHRHPSWAPMVPFTDGETRRPGKRRTLHPGEGRGPRRAPEGGAKGRREGVGAPGVLEGAGDPARSKSFQASVCSRTATLVVVAGYPAWRWSDLAGAWRMNFRKVWEMHLANCHYQGVNFSNSRRIWNSVSECYCYYNFVVHFHPPTVRVGLPRQGPWSQLPAPVSRVPAPCALRLYNGSCMMPNAFQAAHWTSEEKFQ; translated from the coding sequence ATGCAAGGTTCACAGCGCAGTTCTGGAATCGTCAGTCGATGCCACATGTCCCAGCAGCCTCCTGACCTCCCTGCAGGCCAAGGAATAACACCGTTATCCTGCTGGCCCCAATCACCACCTACTTGGGGCTCCGCGTGCCCACCTGGCCCCCATGCATCCAAAGTCCATGCATCCAGAGTCCATGGCGGTGCCCATGTTGCTGCTCAACCTCGTAGACCAGCTGGGGGAGGCGGACGAGGAGCTGGCGGGCAACTACGCGGAGCTGGGGGACTGGTGCGCCCAGAGGATCCTGCAGCATGTTCAGGTTGGGGACGTGTCCGGGGGACGGGAGGCGGATGCTGGCCACCAGGACGGGTCTCGGGGGGCTGGGGAGCGGGGgacccccgctccccaccccctgcagcaCCTCCTTGGCTCACGCCCCACCACCGCCACCCCAGCTGGGCGCCGATGGTCCCCTTTACGGATGGGGAGACACGGAGGCCGGGGAAGCGCAGGACCCTACACCCTGGGGAAGGACGAGGGCCCAGGAGAGCTCCGGAgggaggggccaagggcaggagggagggtgtCGGAGCCCCTGGCGTGTTAGAGGGAGCAGGAGACCCGGCCAGATCCAAGTCTTTCCAGGCCTCTGTGTGTTCCAGGACAGCCACTTTGGTGGTGGTAGCAGGATATCCTGCTTGGAGATGGTCGGACTTGGCAGGTGCCTGGAGGATGAACTTCAGAAAGGTGTGGGAGATGCATTTGGCCAACTGTCACTATCAGGGAGTGAACTTCTCAAATTCAAGAAGAATTTGGAACTCTGTCTCCGAATGCTACTGTTATTATAATTTTGTCGTCCACTTTCACCCTCCGACTGTCAGGGTCGGCCTTCCTCGACAGGGGCCATGGTCTCAGCTGCCGGCACCTGTTTCTCGGGTTCCCGCGCCATGTGCTCTCAGGCTTTACAACGGCAGCTGCATGATGCCTAACGCTTTTCAAGCAGCCCACTGGACTTCGGAAGAAAAGTTTCAGTAG